GGCACTTCATCATCCAGCCAAATTTGCGCTCGTTTCCCCAATGCTTCTAACAATTCCGCTAGGCCTAATAACGATCCCAAACTATCCCCATCCGGATGAACATGGGCGGTCAACACCGGATTTTGCGACGCCAGCAGCCTTTGCGCTGTTTCTTGCAGCGTCAGTCGTTTCACGAAGAAGCATCCCCCTTATTGGTACCGTCTTTCTCTAACTGCAGCAGCAGTTTTTGAATGTTGTTACTGTAATCAAGAGAACGGTCCAAATGCAAAGACAGCTCCGGGGTACACCGCAAGCGGATACGCTTGCCGATTTCGCTGCGCATAAAGCCCAACGCTCGATTCAGAGCTTCCCATGTAGCTTTTTTCTGCTCGTCACTACCCATTAAGCTCAAAAAGATTTTTGCATGTCGCAAATCACGCGTCATTTCTACGTCGGTAACAGTCACAAAGCCGACTCGCGGATCCTTTATATCTCTTTGAATGATTTGGCTAACTTCCTGCTTGATAAATTCTTGAACCTTTTCAATTCGCAATTGCCCCATCGTTTCACCTCCCGTTTACAGGCTCGTGGGACGTACTTCTTCCATCACAAAGGCTTCGATAATGTCGCCTTCCTTGATATCACGGAATTTCTCCACAGAAATACCGCATTCATAGCCCTGAGCCACTTCTTTAACATCATCCTTGAAGCGGCGCAACGCTTCAACGGTTCCTTCATGCAAGACAATCCCATTACGAAGAATCCGTACTTGCGAAGAATTGGTAATCTTGCCTTCCAATACATACGAACCGGCAACAACCGTTTTCGGCACGGAAATAACCATGCGAACTTCCGCTCGGCCCAAGATAACTTCTTTGTATTGCGACGCCAGCATCCCCGTCAAGGCTGCTTCGACATCGTTAATGGCGTCATAAATGACGCGGTAGGTGCGAATATCAATTTTCTCAGCGTCCGCAGTTTTGCGAGCATTGCCATCAGGACGTACGTTAAAGCCGATAATCAAGGCGTTAGCCGCCGAAGCCAGCATGACATCGGACTCGTTGATGGCGCCGACACCTGCGTGAACAATAATAACACGTACTTCTTCGTTGGTATTCAGTCCCATCAACGCTTGACGCAGTGCTTCTACCGAACCTTGCACGTCGGCTTTGATAACAACATTGAGATCTTTAATTTGGCCGTCTTGTATTTGTTTGAAGAGATCGTCCAGAGATACCTTCTGCGACTCTTTGATCTCCTCCGAAC
This genomic window from uncultured Anaeromusa sp. contains:
- the rbfA gene encoding 30S ribosome-binding factor RbfA — translated: MGQLRIEKVQEFIKQEVSQIIQRDIKDPRVGFVTVTDVEMTRDLRHAKIFLSLMGSDEQKKATWEALNRALGFMRSEIGKRIRLRCTPELSLHLDRSLDYSNNIQKLLLQLEKDGTNKGDASS